A window of Punica granatum isolate Tunisia-2019 chromosome 8, ASM765513v2, whole genome shotgun sequence genomic DNA:
ACTCTTCTGTGCTGTTCAATTGCTTACTGatgttttaatttttgcagTGGCATTATTGCTACAGTGTTTGGTGCAACTGGCTTTCTTGGTAGATATGTGGTACAGCAACTTGGTTAGTTCAAAGCATGACTCTTTCAGATAAACACTTTCACGCACTTGCACATGTTTAAGCTATGATGTTTGGGTATCTCATAGAGCGTGTTTATTTTAAAGATGTtgtataattcttttttctagCCAAAATGGGATCACAAGTTTTGGTTCCTTTCCGCGGTTCCGAGGATTCTCAACGTCATCTAAAGTTGATGGGGGATTTGGGGCAGGTAAGCTGGTAACCCTTAACTTCTTTTCTGAAAAGATTGATCCGGTCTACGGATTCATTtcctgttgtttctctttgcGCATAGTCTATTTCAATATTCACCGCAGGGATCCCATCTTGTTGATTCCCTCAGATTGTACCTATGAAGTATAACCCCAGAGATGAAGATTCTGTAAAGGCAGTGATGGCTAAAGCTAATGTTGTTATCAATCTCATTGGTAATTTATGCTTTGTTTTTTCGTTTCTAAATTCTCTTAGGAGGTGGATTCTGAGGAATATCTCTCTCATAGTGATCTATAATGGTGGCAGGGAGAGAGTATGAGACAAGAAATTATAGCTTTGAGGAAGTAAACCATTCTATGGCCGAACAACTTGCAATGGTAAGTTTTATAGAAGAAACTATTACTGTACTATTGAATCAGTTCCTTGTAATATTCTGCTTGCCTTCGAAACGATGAATGACATTGAATATAAAATTGGCTTCTACCTTAGTAACCTATAGCTAATGCAGTTAACATTTTGGCATTtgcaatttatttttactGTTCTATGAGTTCCATTTTTGCACTTTCTTATAGgatctttcttttgttttactAGGCATTCTACAATAATAATCTCTGGTCGATATCCTCCACTTTCACTTTATATCTGTAGTTTTTTGAAGAATGTTAAGTCTACTTTCTTCATCAATTCATAGAGCAAAATTTGCTGTGAGATAAACATTAAATGCTGCTTTATTTGGCGTAATCTGCTTTGATGGTGATTGCAATAGATCAAGTCAATAGAGTGTTATCCATATCTGAAGTGGCTGTGGACCAGAGCATCGTAGCAGGAAACCACTCGTCTATTCTATTGGATACATCAAGCATAAGCAGACGATCCTTATATTGGGATATTTTGTCTCATTAAGTTAGAAGACCTGGCCAATAAAAAGAGACAGGAAAGAAAGAGGGAAGAGAGTACTTGGGATACTTTAACTTATGCAGGCAAAATCTGGAACTCATTCCCAACTTTTGTCTGGGACGTGTATATGCTAATCTCTGTTGCCCAAGTTCTTTTATTTGACTAAAATTTGGGGACTTTAGAATGGATTGTGCTCTTCTTAACAGAAGTTGGCTCTCATATTCTCTTCCACAAGATTAGGGTTCATTTGAGCGTATACATAAGAGAATTGTCAATTGAAAGAACAGCAGAAAAAGGTGACCTAAAAAGATTAGCACATGATCTATGCTAGATTGCAATTCTTTATCTTATGCCATAGGAaggttttttatattttgtcaGTAAGTTCAGTATTGAACCTAAGGCTGAATATTTGCTTTTAAGCATCTAGTGCTGATTCTCCATGTGTGGTATATCATATTTGAATTACAAATTTTCCTTTATGCTGCCTCATATGTTAAACCTAGTTTGAGAGCCGGTATACATGGGCATACTTTGTCTATTAGCTAAAGTAAATTCCTTGAGAACAAAACCTTGGTGGGAGTTTTGCAAGTTAATTCGATTCCCTACTCCCTCTCTTTCCTTCTTTACCCTTCCAGTTTTTTTACTCTAATGCTAAACTCCCAATCAAACCTAAGTTAACTTCATCACTAAGATCTCTGCACTAAAAATAAATGTGGAGCAGGTGCAAGTTATCTTTCTGCATGGTCAAGTTATTTTAAACAGTTTTTTACTCCTACCATTAAGGTTGGCTTATTGTACCATTTATTGGCGTTGTCTGTCATTGTTCATCAACAGCCTACCAGTAGATTTAGTGGTGAAGGGACAACTGCTTTTTATGGGATCATCCTTGATTTTATTGCATTTTGTGATAGTGTCACTGAGCCTTCCTTTTGTTTCCAAACATGGATTGGTACCCTTGTAATAGCCCATTTTTGAATTTACTTTTCCCTCCTGTTTGCCTATCCTACCTGTAATGAGCTCCCCAAAAAGAGTCTTCGGGGCTGtctttaaattctcttaacatCTGTGGGATTGCTACCATAGGTTGATAAATTATTTGCGTGATGATAGTCCTGGCTGCCTATCTTCTCTGTACTATTAAATAAATTCTGGTCTCTCATCCGTCTGCCATTATGTGCGTGGCTTGATTTTGGTCAATTTAGGGCAAGCAGTCAGTGGGAGTGTGGGATTCATTACCCATAAGCATATCTTTGCTTGACTAATTCAACTACTAGCTGTATTCCAATCATATATTTCTTGATCAGGACCGACCTTTCATACTAAAGTGAGACATGGAGTGATGCCTGTAGTATGTGTATTGTCAACATGGAGGTCGCATAGAGAGAACATAGATTTTATGCTCTTCTGAGCTGTGCATGCTAacttttttgcttttctccTTGATTTTTCTTTGTCCTCATCAATGACTAAATTTATCATGCTTGCAAGGTTTATCCTTTCTTTTTAAACttgttaaattatttttattctatttggTCAATAATGGTATGATTTACATTTGGCTGATGTGGACCATCGTCTTGTTTACTTCATTTAGATTGCGAAAGAACATGGTGGTATTATGAGGTTCATTCAAGTTTCTTGCTTGGGGGCGTCTTCTTCATCCCCATCTAGACTGCTAAGAGCCAAAGCTGCTGCTGAGGAATCTGTTTTAAGAGAATTGCCTGAGGTGAGAACGGACTATATGGCATTGATTAAACTAAGCTTAGGATCAACTCTGAGATTGTTGATTTTATGTATTACATGGGAATAATACTGAAGTCATCATGTAAGCAATGCACTCTTTTGGTACTTGTGAATTTGATATTCTTCTATAGTGAAGTACTCTTTTCTGGATGGTTTGTTACATTTGACCTTTATATGACTTGTTCTAGGGTATATTTGTCTTGTTCTAAGgtgattgaaaataaagagttgCCTGGCTAAAAAGcttcaaaacaaaaaaaaaattttggttGACGGTTTGTAAACATTATTTAAGATTTACACGAGAATTTATGCACAATAATGACATGGATCCCAGTAAGCatgaatttgatttaatttgtttatccaTGTTTAAATCAAAACATAACAGTAatttatgataataattaagaattcATATATTGATTTAATATTATGTTCTTCTACAGGCAACTGTCATGAGACCTGCTGTTATGATCGGTACAGAGGACAGGATTCTTAACCGTTGGGCACAGTTCGTCAAGAAATATACCTTTGTTCCACTCATTGGTGATGGGTCCACCAAGTATGTTTTAGATTTAGCTTTAACTTCCTAAATATCTTGAAAATGTCACGGGAACCGGTTTGAGGTGGTATTTGATACCAAATAAGTGGTGAAAGTTGAATCTTTGGGCAATAAAACGATTTTAACTTGCTTGATAAACAAAAATTAGAGTGACTTGGCCTTGTTTGgcaacaaaataatttttttaaactctAATCCACtttaacttcacttatctttaattcaacaaaacaattattactttttctctttttcttcaatttttatatcctaattaccattcaattcaatttttaatagtaaattctctcaactattcattactttctctaaactattcatttctttttcccactttttctcataattcaacaacacaatcattacaatcccaaataaatataattatttataattggaATGGAGTGGAGTTAAACATTCCCAAACAAAGCGTTTTATGACAGAAAAAGAACAATAAGTTGatcctctctttctttctcatGTATCATTTCTTCCAAGTACTTTATCGAACAATTTAATATGATTGGCAATTGAAACCTATACCTTACCTAACAATACTTGTTAGTACTGTCAGCACCTTTTGCATTTAGCATTCACAAATTAACCACTTATATTCAGCAATTATGGTTTTAACACACCAGTGGTTAAAAGCTTGttgagaagaaaaataaagagaaggGAGCAAGAAAGATGGGGagctatttttatttctaaaatacTTGGGATATGGAGTCTTAGCTTCAAATCCTTGATATGTGAAGCTTGGGACATGCGAAAGCTCTCTCAGCACACGAGCCTCGTAATTGCAGCTCAATAAATTGCATTGTGGCCCCATGAGAGTTGAATATTAGACCAAGGTGTTATTGCATCAAGGGTGGAAATTGCTGCAGCCATGATGCTAAATCCCATGGTTGTAGAGAGCTATTCTAAGCAAACCTCTGAACGCTATGCAAGGAACAAGCTCTCCTGTAAGATTGTCGttaaatatattaaggaaGCTTCGAACAACTATGCAGCCACTGACCTAGGACCTAAATCCCTTGGGGTTGCGGATATATGTGTATTAAAAGAAAGCTTTAATACTAAAAATTCTGTCAGTTTTGAGttataattttcataataaaatgatttttgaCTCAAATTCCTGTCCACTTATTCTTAACTAACTTTGAGCATTTAACCTATCCAGTTTATGAAATCAGCGAAAGCTTGATTTATCAGATCTTTTGCTTAACCTTGTCTGATGTTATATGCTAATGCCTTTTCCAGAATCCAGCCGGTATATGTAGTAGATGTTGCTGCTGCTATTACCGCAGCATTAAAAGATGATGGCAGTAGCATGGGTAAAGTATACGAGCTTGGAGGTCCTGAAATCTTCACTGTTCATGAATTGGTAATTtatctttcttattttctttgaaGATATTGAAGAGCACCAATTTCCCCTTACTAAACTTTCAAGTATAAGTGACAGGCTGAGCTTATGTTTGATATGGTTCGTGAGTGGCCTCGATACGTGAAGGTTCCTTTTCCCATAGCCAAGGTGATTATACAATTTTTACTAAAGTCTTTCAGTTTATGCATTTATATGCAAAAAcgaataaatttaatatactaGCAGATGGACTTTTTCTGTGGCTAAAGAAATATCACGCTACCCTGTCATTTAACCTATCTAATATTTTCTTGCtttttatctttatttatttatttatttttggctcttttcttttctctctgcTCATTTTCTCCTTATTGCTGAACTCCGACGAGATAAATTCATAAGAAACGCGTGCTTCCTGATGGATAAATGCGGGCTATCACTAAAATACCCCTAGAGGGGGATAGGGCTAAGTGGAGCGAAAAGGGTTTTCCGTGAGATGTGAAATGAAAACTATTAGCCCCACTCGAGGTTTGTGAATAAGTGATTGTCTGATAATGAGCAAGGAATATCCGTCTTTCTGCTAAACAGGATGTATTGAACTCATAATTCATTAGATACTTTTTATGAATGTCAACTAAGTATCGTAACTAAATTGCTCCCGGTTGTTCAATCATTTGATAACCAGAGTCATTCTTTGATAAATGATCACTATGAGTCAAACTCAATAGAATTTGATCAATCCTTTTTTCTGTCGTTAAGGTGGAAAACTGAACCA
This region includes:
- the LOC116187966 gene encoding NADH dehydrogenase [ubiquinone] 1 alpha subcomplex subunit 9, mitochondrial → MQAVSRRLGHNSSAYPSLKSIYPLCDYHGSDNPRFGSTLAPKGVGHLVRKGTGGRSSVSGIIATVFGATGFLGRYVVQQLAKMGSQVLVPFRGSEDSQRHLKLMGDLGQIVPMKYNPRDEDSVKAVMAKANVVINLIGREYETRNYSFEEVNHSMAEQLAMIAKEHGGIMRFIQVSCLGASSSSPSRLLRAKAAAEESVLRELPEATVMRPAVMIGTEDRILNRWAQFVKKYTFVPLIGDGSTKIQPVYVVDVAAAITAALKDDGSSMGKVYELGGPEIFTVHELAELMFDMVREWPRYVKVPFPIAKAIATPREVLLKKVPFPLPNPDIFNLDQINALTVDTVVSDNALTFNDLGIVPHKLKGYPIEFLISYRKGGPNFGSTVSERISPDAWP